A stretch of Manis javanica isolate MJ-LG chromosome 1, MJ_LKY, whole genome shotgun sequence DNA encodes these proteins:
- the TMEM17 gene encoding transmembrane protein 17, producing MLGASQRPVAVGTAARGYAARPQCGPGMELPDPVRQRLGDFSRTVFSDSNRTVPEYSEGPDNEMVSSLELQMSLYFNTYFFPLWWVSNVMMLQMKYSVLPDYYKFIVITVIILITLIEAIRLYLGYMGNLQEKVPELAGFWLLSLLLQLPLILFLLFNEGLTNLPLEKAIHIIFTMFLTFQVVSAFLTLKKMVNQLATRFHLQDFDQLAAYRGGMRRMRPCVEEI from the exons ATGCTCGGAGCCTCGCAGCGCCCGGTTGCCGTGGGAACCGCAGCGCGCGGCTACGCCGCGCGACCCCAATGCGGCCCGGGCATGGAGTTGCCAGATCCGGTCCGCCAGCGGCTGGGAGACTTCAGCCGGACCGTGTTCAGCGATTCCAACAGGACCGTGCCGGAGTACAGCGAGGGTCCGG ATAATGAAATGGTTTCCAGTTTGGAATTGCAGATGTCACTTTATTTTAACACTTACTTTTTCCCACTTTGGTGGGTAAGCAATGTTATGATGCTTCAGATGAAG tattcAGTCTTGCCTGATTACTACAAATTCATTGTGATCACTGTTATCATCCTAATCACCTTAATTGAAGCTATCAGATTGTATCTGGGCTACATGGGGAACCTACAGGAGAAG GTTCCTGAGTTGGCTGGCTTTTGGCTTCTGAGCCTTCTATTGCAGTTGCCTTTAATTCTTTTCTTGCTCTTTAATGAAGGCCTAACGAATCTGCCCTTGGAAAAAGCGATACACATCATCTTCACTATGTTCCTTACTTTCCAAGTTGTTTCAGCATTTCTTACCCTAAAGAAAATGGTAAATCAGCTGGCAACTCGTTTCCACCTCCAAGACTTTGACCAGCTCGCTGCATACAGAGGAGGCATGAGAAGAATGAGACCCTGTGTAGAAGAGATTTGA